The following proteins are encoded in a genomic region of Candidatus Dormiibacterota bacterium:
- a CDS encoding CPXCG motif-containing cysteine-rich protein, whose protein sequence is MFSDSDDDDEAGHIGPDALTDDVVLDTEAEVACPHCGEKVVIGLDPGGGTTQEYVEDCQVCCRPWRVRVSYDETGAAAVWVEEAQ, encoded by the coding sequence ATGTTCAGTGACAGCGATGACGACGATGAGGCTGGTCATATCGGCCCTGATGCCCTGACAGACGATGTCGTGCTCGACACCGAAGCTGAGGTGGCTTGTCCCCACTGCGGTGAGAAAGTCGTGATCGGCCTGGACCCTGGCGGCGGTACGACGCAGGAGTACGTCGAGGATTGCCAGGTGTGCTGCCGTCCGTGGCGGGTCCGGGTGAGCTACGACGAGACTGGAGCTGCGGCCGTTTGGGTTGAAGAGGCGCAGTGA